The following proteins are encoded in a genomic region of Schistocerca serialis cubense isolate TAMUIC-IGC-003099 chromosome 9, iqSchSeri2.2, whole genome shotgun sequence:
- the LOC126418961 gene encoding DNA repair endonuclease XPF — MLEYENQMFLDVLHQDGLIITAKGLGLETVFISLLKVYSDPGNLVIVLGTITKEEEYFISELKADGVTPIPKIITTEFQAAERERLYLEGGVLFVSPQILVVDLLKERIPIANVTGFLVFRAHNILETCHEAFAVRLYRQKNKTGFIKAFSNSAQAFTVGFAQVEHIMKTLFLCNLYLWPRFQSTVNTSLTKYKLDVIELHVTMTPAMLQIQAAVLDLISISIKELKNGNSSLDLDELTTENAIAKSFHKILQNQLDPVWNQLSGKTKQLVADLKTLRYILVSLTRCDSVTFYSIINTMRRTEYALKSSGWLLLDSAETLFLVAKQRAQAIVKSKDEDSSEKDTVVDPEQVPKWQVLSEILKEIDENMRKGPRSSQSEKILILVNDKQTCEQLKQYLVLGGKTMLLHLYQKIFKCKVPKFTEAAPEVKEENEEDVEMNINTSQEIGGDSEPRDSYMLSQKVKSESDGPESDEGQYVELDEASQSSNESEYYPPVIMIQPFKKNGDPLSLVKTLKEHKPKFVVMYDADMTAIRRLEVFHATFPEVNVVVYFVLYGSSVEEQAYLTTLRREKEAFEYLIRTKSTMVIAENQSGLSDDNPHLARDSSKANETVNTRKGGILMKQEEKKSKPTVIVDMREFRSDLPSLIHKRGIEIDPVTLHVGDYILSPDICVERKSINDLIGSLNSGRLYNQALTMTRHYKKPMLLIEYELNKPFAMQGQYYLSDSMSSNDVCARLQLLTLHFPKLRIVWSQNAYATAQLFEELKQGQPEPNSETAVAIGAELEQEIDLDRFNPAIHDFIAKLPGVNSKNIRKLLIYGRSLDHLLSLSKDELLKLVNNSGEAESLYNALHKSYQPSEDSKSTKRGGKSFRGRGRGISFKKNRT, encoded by the coding sequence ATGCTCGAATATGAGAATCAGATGTTTCTGGATGTATTGCACCAGGATGGACTTATAATTACGGCTAAAGGTCTTGGTTTGGAAACTGTGTTCATTAGTTTGTTGAAAGTTTATTCTGACCCAGGAAATTTAGTTATAGTCCTTGGCACAATTACGAAAGAAGAAGAGTATTTTATTTCCGAACTAAAGGCCGATGGTGTGACGCCTATTCCGAAAATTATTACTACCGAATTTCAGGCAGCAGAAAGAGAGAGACTGTATTTGGAGGGTGGTGTCCTATTTGTGTCTCCACAGATATTGGTTGTGGATTTGCTAAAAGAACGGATCCCGATTGCGAACGTCACAGGTTTTCTGGTTTTCCGCGCACATAACATTTTAGAAACATGCCACGAGGCCTTTGCAGTTCGCCTCTATAGGCAAAAGAATAAAACTGGGTTCATAAAAGCTTTTTCAAACTCAGCACAGGCATTCACGGTCGGTTTTGCCCAAGTGGAACATATTATGAAGACGCTCTTTCTCTGTAACTTATACTTATGGCCACGATTTCAGTCAACAGTAAATACCAGTCTGACAAAGTATAAACTCGACGTCATAGAACTGCATGTTACTATGACACCAGCAATGCTTCAGATTCAGGCTGCAGTTTTAGATTTAATAAGTATTTCAATAAAAGAGTTAAAGAATGGAAATTCAAGCCTGGATCTAGATGAGCTTACAACagaaaatgcaatagcaaaatcTTTCCACAAAATTCTTCAGAATCAGCTTGATCCAGTGTGGAATCAGTTGAGTGGAAAAACAAAACAGTTGGTTGCTGATCTCAAAACCCTTAGGTATATTTTAGTTTCATTGACTCGTTGTGATTCAGTAACCTTTTATTCTATAATAAATACTATGAGGCGCACTGAATATGCACTCAAAAGTTCTGGTTGGTTGCTTCTTGATTCTGCTGAGACATTGTTCCTTGTTGCAAAACAGAGAGCACAGGCAATCGTAAAGAGCAAAGATGAGGACTCTTCGGAGAAGGATACAGTCGTTGATCCTGAACAAGTGCCCAAATGGCAGGTACTgtcagaaattttgaaagaaatcgaCGAGAATATGAGAAAAGGCCCACGATCCTCACAGTCCGAGAAGATATTAATTTTGGTAAATGACAAACAAACCTGCGAACAACTGAAGCAGTACTTAGTTCTTGGTGGTAAGACTATGTTGCTCCATTTATATCAAAAAATTTTTAAGTGTAAAGTACCAAAGTTCACTGAAGCTGCACCGGAAgttaaagaagaaaatgaagaggaTGTGGAAATGAATATCAATACAAGTCAGGAGATTGGTGGAGATTCAGAGCCACGTGATTCCTACATGTTGTCTCAGAAAGTTAAAAGTGAAAGTGATGGCCCAGAATCAGATGAAGGTCAGTATGTGGAATTAGATGAAGCTTCCCAGTcatcaaatgaaagtgaatattacCCACCTGTAATAATGATTCAGCCATTCAAGAAAAATGGAGATCCTCTTTCCCTTGTAAAGACTTTAAAAGAACACAAACCAAAATTTGTAGTTATGTATGATGCTGACATGACTGCAATACGCCGTTTGGAGGTTTTCCATGCCACTTTTCCAGAAGTCAATGTTGTTGTGTATTTCGTTTTGTATGGATCATCAGTGGAAGAACAAGCTTATCTGACAACATTGCGACGGGAGAAGGAAGCATTTGAATATTTGATTAGAACTAAATCTACAATGGTTATTGCTGAAAATCAGAGTGGTTTGAGTGATGACAATCCTCACCTGGCACGGGACAGCTCCAAAGCTAATGAAACAGTCAATACAAGAAAGggaggaatattaatgaaacaggaagaGAAAAAATCAAAGCCAACAGTCATAGTTGATATGAGGGAGTTCCGCAGTGACCTGCCTTCGCTCATCCACAAACGAGGTATTGAAATTGACCCTGTTACTTTGCATGTTGGGGATTacattctttctcctgatatttgTGTAGAGCGCAAAAGCATAAATGATCTGATTGGGTCTTTAAATTCTGGTAGACTATACAACCAAGCTCTTACGATGACACGCCACTACAAGAAACCAATGCTGTTGATAGAGTATGAATTGAATAAACCTTTTGCCATGCAAGGTCAGTATTATCTGAGTGACAGCATGTCGTCAAATGACGTATGTGCGCGGCTCCAATTGCTTACTCTGCACTTTCCAAAGCTGCGTATTGTTTGGTCTCAGAATGCTTATGCAACAGCTCAGCTGTTTGAGGAGCTTAAGCAAGGCCAACCTGAACCAAATTCAGAAACAGCAGTTGCAATTGGGGCTGAACTGGAACAAGAAATTGACTTGGACCGCTTTAATCCAGCAATTCATGATTTCATAGCTAAGTTGCCAGGTGTAAATTCAAAAAACATACGGAAGTTGCTTATTTATGGCAGATCACTGGACCATTTGCTTTCACTCTCAAAAGATGAGCTTCTAAAATTGGTGAATAACAGTGGAGAGGCAGAGAGCCTGTACAATGCATTGCACAAAAGTTACCAACCTTCAGAAGATTCAAAATCTACCAAAAGGGGAGGAAAGTCCTTCAGAGGTAGAGGAAGAGgcatttcatttaaaaagaataGAACTTGA